DNA sequence from the Candidatus Kaistella beijingensis genome:
GAAAGAAAATTTTGGAAAATGCAGGAATTGAAGTCATTTCAGGAGTTTTGGAAAAAGAATGTCAAGAACTGAACAAACGATTTTTTACCTTTCATCAGAAAAAAAGACCGTTTATTATCTTGAAATGGGCACAATCGAAGGACGGTTTCATGGACAAAGATTTCAAACCAACGCAAATCGGAAATCCTTTTACCAAACAATTTGTACATCATTTAAGAAGTGAGGAGCACGCGATTTTGGTGGGAACGAATACCGCTTTGCATGACAATCCAAGTTTGACGACAAGAGAAATTGTGGGGAGAAATCCTGTAAGAATTCTAATTGATTTTAATTTGAAAATTCCTGGAGATTTCAATATCTATAATGAAGAAGCGGAAACATTGGTTTTTAATTCGGTTAAAGAATCTAACGAAGAAAACACTAAATTCATTAAAATCGAAAAGGAAAATTTTCTTGAAAACTTAATGGGGAAACTTTACGAACATCAAATTCAGTCAGTAATTGTGGAAGGTGGAAATTTTACCTTACAACAATTTATTGATACCAATATTTGGGACGAAGCCATCATTATTAAAAACGAAAACCTTGTTTTGGAGAATGGAACGAAAGCTCCAATATTTGATTATGAGCCTGTAAAAGTTGAGCATTTTAGAGATAATAAAGTTGAATTCTATCAAAATCTTTTGTTTTGAAACTACATAATCATTTCCTTTTCAAATTCTTCCAAAGACATTAATTCCATTTCGCCATTTTTTAAGGCTTTATAATCTTGATGCAATTCCGCTTTCGCAGCCTCAAAACTAGCGGCTCTGTCTTCAATGATTGAAATTTCGTTTTTTGGAAAAGGATTCCAAGAATTTCATAAATTTTTCTTTGACAGACTCGGTATATTTTAAATTGATGATTTCCGTATCTATATTTTGAAGCGAATTTAGCATTTATTGTGTTACATTGAGAATCATTAAATTTGCGAAGCTAGAATTAAATGAATTTTTCCTTCCAAACCATAAAATTCCCAGTCGAAAACATCCTTCTCAAAGAAAAAGGAAGCAAATTCATCGGTTTCGCATTTCCTGTGAATAATGTAAAAGAATTAAAGAATGCTTTGGAAAAAATTCGAGAAGAACATCCAAAAGCAACCCATCATTGTTACGCTTTCCGATTAGGAATGAACGGCGAAAATTACCGAGCAAACGACGACGGCGAACCCAGCGGAAGTGCAGGTCTACCCATTTACAACCAACTTCTCGCCAATAATTTAACCAACATTTTATTAATCGTTGTTCGTTATTACGGCGGAACAAAACTTGGCGTTTCGGGTTTGGTAAAGACTTACAAAGAATCTGCAAAACTTACTTTAGACGAAGCGGAAATCATAACCAAAGAATTAGAGTCTGATTTGGAAATTGAATTCGACTTTCATCAGCAAAATATAATCTTTACTTTGCTCAATAAGTTTGACGGGAAAATTCAGGACTTTTTTACCGATGAAAAATGTAAAATCATCGCTAAAATAAAAACCTCCCAAAAAGAAAACATCTCGGAACAATTGTCCGAGATGCAAAATATTTCTTTTAAATTTATTTGAAAACAGGACAAATCGCGATTTGTCCCTACCAATTAATCTCTTCTTCCGCTCAACATCGAGGCAAAATAAATCAACTGCGCCAAAGAACCCAAAGCTGCAACCACGTAAGTTCTTGCCGCCCATTTCAGGGAATCTTGCGCTGCGTCGTGTTCGGACCTGTCGAGTGTTCCC
Encoded proteins:
- a CDS encoding IMPACT family protein, with the protein product MNFSFQTIKFPVENILLKEKGSKFIGFAFPVNNVKELKNALEKIREEHPKATHHCYAFRLGMNGENYRANDDGEPSGSAGLPIYNQLLANNLTNILLIVVRYYGGTKLGVSGLVKTYKESAKLTLDEAEIITKELESDLEIEFDFHQQNIIFTLLNKFDGKIQDFFTDEKCKIIAKIKTSQKENISEQLSEMQNISFKFI
- the ribD gene encoding bifunctional diaminohydroxyphosphoribosylaminopyrimidine deaminase/5-amino-6-(5-phosphoribosylamino)uracil reductase RibD, which gives rise to MSHEIYINRCIELAQNALGKTYPNPLVGSVIVHDGKIIGEGFHEKAGQNHAEINAINSVKNSELLKESTIYVSLEPCSHFGKTPPCANKIVEIGFKKVVIGTLDSHEKVNGKGKKILENAGIEVISGVLEKECQELNKRFFTFHQKKRPFIILKWAQSKDGFMDKDFKPTQIGNPFTKQFVHHLRSEEHAILVGTNTALHDNPSLTTREIVGRNPVRILIDFNLKIPGDFNIYNEEAETLVFNSVKESNEENTKFIKIEKENFLENLMGKLYEHQIQSVIVEGGNFTLQQFIDTNIWDEAIIIKNENLVLENGTKAPIFDYEPVKVEHFRDNKVEFYQNLLF